In Myxococcus stipitatus, a single window of DNA contains:
- a CDS encoding right-handed parallel beta-helix repeat-containing protein has protein sequence MSKSRFLGLLLVLLPTVALATDVKGVLAGDTTWTPAGNPWVITDDFTIPEGVTLTLEPGVSVVVNRYNSEAYHLEFQVRGALVASGTKAAPISITKSNSYPIEVHGSLVFDHVTMTGGFEGIDVQTTGTATFNHSTIQQCFYALNVAGTATFENGVIQDCNAALWANQGRSILRYSLIQRNGTGDVVRAAVQINSKAEVTLSHNTFINNLGGAIDASLSVLTTVALDIHDNIIVSNGPFGLDLTRIRSPLAHHNLVWGHTEANYVGVAPGTGDVTANPLFVGTTDLSLTERSPARKAGSDGSDLGAFPYEGAPTPAPLQGVLFSDMTLTGAHVLGGDLTVSPGVTLTLAPGASLSFAASDGLAGGVDPQRVELHVNGALRVQGTQDSPATIDVGTGLWVGIRGTASFEQAQVKGTLVLEGAGTATFRQVALTGSQWIRGTSVATFQHVTLAQGTQFLRDTSTATFEHATVTGGGPILSDSANATFTDSIIQDAGECVKVNGGTFSFERGTIQGCVQAIVARGGDVNLSYSVVRANGVANSDLTFALDLVGVSTSLVHNTIIDNRSGGINVATRDGGTAEIRDNIVASNNSFGVIVVPTPDVSIHHNDVWGHRWDYTADVVPGPGSISADPLFVSPQHFTVLETSPCRNAASDGTDMGAFPYVPVVPASIVVTPSPITLAGKGTLQLSAKVYDAAGLELPRESVTWSASQAAGSIDASGKFTAGCSLGTHAGAVVATTKGVSSAVDVTLTLGSIQSVAVTPAQLTLRINESRQLSASALDACGNDIPATFQWGTRDPAGTISTSGLFTAGTRPGTYPQGVGVGTHNTFGYVRVTVEPGEVQRIEVTPNVATVSVQSTQQFTAVGRDSANNIVPGAVTWSVVAGGGTISSTGLFTAGTRTDGYVDTVRASMGNVSRAATVFVTPGPVRRVEVHPTTFITLPTRGSAAFGTLAFDEWGNRVEKDPTWTVTPASAGTIDANGVFTAGVVAGKYPGAVTASVDGVRGFVDVTITPGPLARISLRPTSTTLSPEGTQHFSATALDADGNVLAITPTWTVLKGAGSITSDGLYTAPKVAGTYVDSVIATAQGVMAKATVTVVPGVVIRVVVSPENPSVGVKGTVAFKVEAFDAYDNAVSTSSATWKVLTGVGTIDASGVFTAGTVAGTYPETVQVIVGGMTRTTGVTVTPGALSRIDLAPGSPTVPVGGTVMFSAKTFDAYGNEVPSPAATWRVVNGGGLIDASGVFTAGTTLGTFTDTIQVTMGDVTERTSVAVVKGAASRIVFSPQNPTVPAGGTVAFSIQVFDAYGNEVSAHPATWKVVNGGGTVDGSGLFTAGSSAGTFVNTVQVTVEGATATTSVTITSTQPEPECRQSSDCGSGETCNSGVCEAPSVSGGNEGGGGGCSSSGTGTSVFGLLVLVMLAVDSRKRRAAR, from the coding sequence GTGTCCAAATCAAGGTTCCTCGGGCTTCTCCTCGTTCTGCTGCCCACCGTCGCGCTCGCCACGGACGTCAAGGGTGTCCTGGCTGGCGACACCACCTGGACCCCGGCGGGGAATCCCTGGGTCATCACGGATGACTTCACCATTCCGGAAGGCGTGACCCTGACGCTGGAGCCCGGGGTCTCCGTGGTGGTCAACAGGTACAACAGTGAGGCCTACCACCTCGAATTCCAGGTCAGGGGCGCCCTGGTGGCTTCAGGGACCAAGGCCGCGCCCATCAGCATCACCAAATCGAATTCCTACCCCATCGAAGTGCATGGCTCCCTGGTCTTCGACCACGTCACCATGACGGGAGGCTTCGAGGGCATCGATGTTCAAACGACAGGCACCGCGACCTTCAATCACTCCACGATCCAGCAATGCTTCTACGCGTTGAACGTCGCTGGAACCGCCACCTTCGAGAACGGTGTCATCCAGGATTGCAACGCCGCGCTGTGGGCCAACCAAGGCCGGTCGATCCTTCGTTACAGCCTGATTCAGAGGAACGGCACGGGTGACGTCGTCCGTGCCGCGGTTCAGATCAACTCCAAGGCGGAGGTGACGCTCAGCCACAACACCTTCATCAACAACCTTGGGGGTGCCATCGATGCTTCCCTGTCGGTCCTGACGACCGTTGCCCTCGACATCCACGACAACATCATCGTGTCCAATGGGCCTTTCGGTCTGGACCTGACGCGCATCCGGTCGCCCCTCGCCCATCACAACCTCGTTTGGGGCCACACCGAGGCCAACTATGTCGGTGTCGCTCCGGGGACGGGAGACGTCACCGCCAACCCGCTCTTCGTCGGTACCACCGACCTCTCGCTCACCGAGCGCTCCCCCGCGAGGAAGGCCGGCTCGGATGGGTCGGACCTGGGTGCGTTCCCCTACGAGGGTGCCCCGACCCCTGCTCCCCTCCAGGGGGTGTTGTTCTCGGACATGACGCTGACGGGCGCCCATGTCCTCGGCGGAGATCTCACCGTCAGCCCGGGCGTCACCTTGACCCTGGCGCCAGGTGCCAGCCTCTCCTTCGCCGCTTCGGATGGGCTCGCAGGAGGCGTCGACCCACAACGGGTGGAGCTCCACGTCAACGGCGCGTTGAGGGTGCAAGGCACCCAGGACTCACCTGCCACCATCGATGTCGGGACCGGTCTGTGGGTAGGCATCCGAGGCACGGCGAGCTTCGAGCAGGCCCAGGTGAAAGGGACCCTGGTGCTCGAGGGGGCCGGGACCGCCACGTTCCGGCAGGTCGCCTTGACGGGCAGCCAGTGGATCCGGGGCACCAGCGTCGCCACGTTCCAACACGTCACCCTGGCGCAGGGCACTCAGTTCCTTCGGGATACCAGCACCGCCACGTTCGAACACGCCACCGTGACGGGAGGGGGTCCCATCCTCTCCGATAGCGCCAACGCGACCTTCACGGACTCTATCATCCAAGACGCCGGTGAGTGCGTGAAGGTCAACGGAGGCACGTTCTCCTTCGAGAGAGGCACGATCCAGGGTTGCGTGCAGGCCATCGTGGCCAGGGGGGGCGACGTGAACCTCTCCTACAGCGTGGTGCGCGCCAACGGTGTCGCGAATTCCGACCTCACCTTCGCGCTGGACCTCGTGGGTGTCTCCACCTCCCTGGTCCACAACACCATCATCGACAACCGCTCGGGGGGCATCAACGTCGCCACCCGTGACGGTGGAACGGCCGAGATTCGCGACAACATCGTCGCGTCCAACAATAGCTTCGGCGTGATCGTCGTGCCGACGCCCGACGTCTCCATCCATCACAACGACGTCTGGGGCCATCGGTGGGACTACACGGCGGACGTCGTACCGGGGCCCGGGAGCATCTCCGCGGACCCGCTCTTCGTCAGCCCGCAACACTTCACGGTCCTCGAGACCTCTCCGTGTCGCAACGCCGCGTCGGACGGGACGGACATGGGTGCCTTCCCCTATGTGCCCGTCGTCCCCGCGTCCATCGTCGTGACTCCCTCGCCCATCACGCTGGCTGGCAAGGGAACGCTCCAGCTCTCCGCCAAGGTGTACGACGCGGCCGGTCTGGAGCTTCCTCGTGAGAGCGTCACCTGGTCCGCCTCCCAGGCGGCGGGGAGCATCGATGCGAGTGGGAAGTTCACGGCGGGGTGTTCGCTCGGCACGCATGCGGGGGCAGTGGTCGCGACGACGAAGGGTGTCTCCTCGGCGGTGGACGTGACGCTGACCCTGGGGAGCATCCAGTCGGTCGCCGTCACACCCGCGCAGTTGACCTTGCGTATCAATGAGTCGCGGCAGCTCTCCGCGAGCGCCCTGGATGCGTGTGGCAACGACATCCCCGCGACCTTCCAGTGGGGAACGAGAGACCCGGCGGGGACCATCTCGACGAGTGGTCTTTTCACGGCGGGCACCCGTCCTGGCACCTACCCTCAAGGGGTCGGGGTCGGAACCCACAACACGTTCGGCTATGTCCGGGTGACTGTCGAGCCGGGTGAGGTGCAGCGCATCGAGGTGACGCCGAACGTCGCGACGGTGAGCGTCCAATCGACCCAGCAGTTCACCGCCGTGGGGCGTGACAGCGCGAACAACATCGTGCCGGGGGCCGTCACCTGGAGTGTCGTCGCGGGGGGTGGAACCATCAGCTCCACGGGCCTGTTCACCGCTGGGACCCGGACGGATGGTTACGTCGATACCGTTCGGGCCTCGATGGGAAATGTCTCCAGGGCGGCGACCGTGTTCGTGACGCCGGGACCCGTTCGACGGGTCGAGGTGCATCCCACCACGTTCATCACGTTGCCGACGCGAGGGAGCGCCGCTTTCGGTACGTTGGCGTTCGATGAGTGGGGCAACCGCGTGGAGAAGGACCCGACGTGGACCGTCACGCCGGCCTCCGCGGGGACCATCGATGCCAACGGCGTCTTCACGGCCGGCGTCGTGGCGGGGAAATACCCGGGCGCGGTGACGGCGTCGGTGGACGGGGTGCGAGGCTTCGTCGACGTCACCATCACCCCGGGGCCGTTGGCGAGGATTTCGCTCAGGCCGACCTCGACCACCCTGTCACCCGAGGGTACGCAGCACTTCAGCGCGACGGCGCTCGATGCGGACGGCAACGTGCTCGCCATCACGCCCACGTGGACGGTGCTCAAGGGCGCGGGGAGCATCACCTCGGACGGTCTCTACACCGCGCCCAAGGTCGCGGGGACGTATGTCGACAGCGTGATTGCCACCGCGCAGGGGGTGATGGCCAAGGCGACCGTCACCGTGGTGCCTGGCGTCGTCATCCGTGTCGTCGTCTCGCCGGAGAACCCCTCCGTCGGTGTGAAGGGCACGGTGGCGTTCAAGGTGGAGGCGTTCGACGCGTATGACAACGCGGTCTCCACGTCGTCGGCCACGTGGAAGGTGCTGACGGGTGTCGGCACCATCGATGCTTCGGGGGTCTTCACCGCGGGCACGGTGGCGGGGACGTACCCTGAGACGGTCCAGGTCATCGTGGGAGGCATGACTCGGACGACGGGCGTCACCGTGACGCCGGGTGCCCTGAGCCGTATCGACCTTGCTCCAGGGAGTCCCACGGTTCCTGTTGGAGGGACCGTGATGTTCAGCGCGAAGACGTTCGATGCGTATGGCAATGAGGTCCCCTCGCCTGCGGCGACATGGCGGGTCGTGAACGGTGGAGGCCTCATCGACGCGTCGGGGGTGTTCACCGCGGGCACCACGTTGGGGACCTTCACGGACACCATCCAGGTCACCATGGGCGATGTGACGGAGAGGACCTCCGTCGCGGTGGTGAAGGGGGCCGCGAGTCGCATCGTCTTCTCGCCGCAGAACCCCACGGTTCCAGCGGGAGGCACGGTGGCGTTCAGCATCCAGGTGTTCGATGCGTACGGCAACGAGGTCTCCGCGCATCCGGCCACGTGGAAGGTGGTGAATGGTGGCGGCACCGTGGATGGCTCGGGGCTCTTCACCGCGGGTTCCTCGGCGGGCACTTTCGTGAACACCGTCCAGGTCACCGTGGAGGGCGCGACGGCGACGACCTCGGTGACCATCACGTCGACGCAGCCGGAGCCGGAGTGCCGACAGTCGTCGGACTGTGGCTCGGGTGAGACGTGCAACTCGGGGGTCTGCGAGGCGCCGTCCGTGTCAGGTGGGAACGAAGGGGGCGGTGGTGGTTGCAGCAGCTCGGGGACGGGGACGTCGGTGTTCGGGTTGCTGGTGCTGGTGATGCTCGCGGTCGACTCGCGGAAGCGGCGCGCCGCGCGGTGA
- a CDS encoding tRNA1(Val) (adenine(37)-N6)-methyltransferase, producing MSESPLPPGPDETLDSIGTSGVRVFQRRTGYRFTLDAVLLAHFAATEHTGAPGPFLELGAGSGVVSLLLVKQFGIGAVDALELQPAVHARLSRAVALNACEGQVRPLLGDLRRIRESVTGGAYAHVVSNPPFRVADAGVRSPDDERAISKSEVACDARDVVAAARHALAPGGGVSLVYSAARAAEVLGLLTQARFHPHVLRFIHARAEAPATRFLVHALRDKDRGLSVRPPLIVHGDAPGGYSAEVAALMDPPLADRPSSEAEDPAEGD from the coding sequence GTGTCTGAATCCCCCCTCCCCCCCGGCCCCGACGAGACCCTCGACTCCATCGGCACCTCGGGTGTCCGCGTCTTCCAGCGCAGGACGGGCTACCGCTTCACGCTGGACGCCGTGCTGCTCGCCCACTTCGCCGCCACCGAGCACACGGGCGCGCCCGGCCCCTTCCTCGAACTGGGCGCGGGCAGCGGGGTCGTGTCCCTCCTCCTGGTGAAGCAGTTCGGCATTGGCGCGGTGGATGCGTTGGAGCTCCAGCCCGCCGTCCACGCGCGGCTGTCACGCGCCGTGGCGCTCAACGCCTGCGAGGGGCAGGTGCGCCCCCTCCTGGGCGACCTGCGTCGCATCCGCGAGTCCGTGACGGGGGGCGCCTACGCGCACGTCGTCTCGAATCCCCCCTTCCGCGTCGCGGATGCCGGCGTCCGCAGCCCGGACGACGAGCGCGCCATCTCCAAGTCCGAGGTCGCCTGTGACGCCCGCGACGTCGTCGCCGCCGCGCGCCACGCGCTCGCCCCAGGCGGCGGAGTCAGCCTCGTGTACTCGGCCGCGCGCGCCGCCGAGGTCCTGGGCCTGCTCACCCAGGCCCGCTTCCATCCACACGTGCTGCGCTTCATCCACGCCCGCGCGGAGGCCCCCGCCACGCGCTTCCTCGTCCACGCCCTGCGCGACAAGGACCGCGGCCTCTCCGTGCGTCCGCCCCTCATCGTCCACGGCGACGCCCCGGGCGGCTACTCCGCCGAGGTCGCCGCCCTGATGGACCCGCCCCTCGCGGACCGGCCTTCCTCCGAGGCGGAGGACCCGGCCGAAGGCGACTGA
- a CDS encoding PHB depolymerase family esterase, producing MTSQQRFLGSLRFAGWSLAAFVLAGSPGCGTQGDVALVDESVLGESDFALTQVTGFGTNPGNLLMYRHVPTDMPANAPLVVVLHGCTQTATGMELSGWTAAANVYKFYAVYPQQQGGNNGASCFNWFEPGDITRGSGEVLSVKQMVDAMKAAYSIDGSRVYVAGFSAGGYLASALLATYPDVFAAGAINAGGPYKCATSSTAAFSCMSPGTDKTPAAWGDLARSGYAGYAGARPPVSIWYGTSDYTVRPLNGTEAMEQWTNVHGIDQTPDTTETVAGFPHKVYRDAAGKALVETWEITGLGHAVAFDAQYSFPGSSTACGSVGAYVTDMNICAVYHQAKFFGLVDGGTNPNPGGDTTPPTVSVTSPASGSTVSGAVAVAVSATDAVGVAKVELLVDGAVVATDTAAPYEFSWDSKTVANGAHTLGARAFDAAGNQATDNDTAVTVSNSGAPTSATATFTSIATEDGYLKADADGGGAAVGTLTNLALGRGTDGKYNRSFLSFDTSSLPDGAAVTRAYLTVSYSSGLGDPWSTPAGNTVVIDAQAGTFNAAGTEVGDWATAATASEVATVDKFTSGAKASADFSAAGLTAINKTGRTQLRLRFRAEQTATQYLFVKDSTNAVLTVVYAQ from the coding sequence ATGACCTCGCAGCAACGGTTTCTTGGCTCGCTTCGATTCGCAGGGTGGTCCCTCGCGGCGTTCGTGCTCGCGGGCTCGCCGGGTTGTGGCACTCAGGGCGACGTGGCGCTGGTGGACGAGTCCGTGTTGGGCGAGTCCGATTTCGCGCTCACGCAGGTGACGGGCTTCGGCACGAACCCGGGCAACCTGCTGATGTATCGGCACGTGCCCACGGACATGCCGGCGAACGCGCCGCTGGTGGTGGTGCTCCACGGTTGTACGCAGACGGCGACGGGCATGGAGCTGAGCGGGTGGACCGCGGCGGCGAACGTCTACAAGTTCTACGCGGTGTATCCGCAGCAGCAGGGTGGCAACAACGGCGCCAGCTGCTTCAACTGGTTCGAGCCCGGGGACATCACGCGCGGCTCGGGCGAGGTGCTGTCCGTCAAGCAGATGGTGGACGCGATGAAGGCGGCGTACTCCATCGACGGGTCGCGGGTGTACGTGGCGGGGTTCTCCGCGGGTGGGTACCTGGCGTCGGCGCTGCTGGCCACGTATCCGGACGTCTTCGCCGCGGGGGCCATCAACGCGGGTGGGCCGTACAAGTGCGCCACGTCGTCGACGGCGGCGTTCTCCTGCATGAGCCCGGGGACGGACAAGACGCCGGCGGCGTGGGGGGACCTGGCGCGCAGCGGGTACGCGGGCTACGCGGGCGCGCGGCCGCCCGTCTCCATCTGGTACGGCACGAGCGACTACACGGTGCGTCCGCTGAACGGCACGGAGGCGATGGAGCAGTGGACGAACGTGCACGGCATCGACCAGACGCCGGACACGACGGAGACGGTGGCGGGGTTCCCACACAAGGTCTACCGCGACGCGGCGGGCAAGGCGCTGGTGGAGACGTGGGAGATCACCGGCCTGGGGCACGCGGTGGCGTTCGACGCGCAGTACAGCTTCCCGGGGAGCAGCACGGCGTGCGGCTCGGTGGGGGCGTACGTCACGGACATGAACATCTGCGCGGTGTACCACCAGGCGAAGTTCTTCGGGCTGGTGGATGGCGGCACCAACCCCAACCCGGGTGGGGACACCACGCCGCCGACGGTGTCGGTGACGTCTCCGGCGAGCGGGAGCACGGTGAGCGGCGCGGTGGCGGTGGCGGTGAGCGCGACGGACGCGGTGGGCGTGGCGAAGGTGGAGCTGCTGGTGGACGGCGCGGTGGTGGCCACGGACACGGCGGCGCCGTACGAGTTCTCCTGGGACAGCAAGACGGTGGCGAACGGGGCGCACACGCTGGGGGCGCGCGCGTTCGACGCCGCGGGCAACCAGGCGACGGACAACGACACGGCGGTGACGGTGAGCAACAGCGGCGCGCCGACGTCGGCCACGGCGACGTTCACCAGCATCGCGACGGAGGACGGGTACCTGAAGGCGGACGCGGATGGCGGTGGCGCGGCGGTGGGCACGCTGACGAACCTGGCGCTCGGGCGGGGGACGGATGGGAAGTACAACCGGTCGTTCCTGTCGTTCGACACGTCGAGCCTGCCGGACGGTGCGGCGGTGACGCGCGCGTACCTGACGGTGAGCTACTCGTCGGGGCTCGGGGACCCGTGGTCGACGCCCGCGGGGAACACGGTGGTCATCGACGCGCAGGCCGGCACGTTCAACGCGGCGGGCACGGAGGTGGGTGACTGGGCGACGGCGGCCACCGCGAGCGAGGTGGCGACCGTCGACAAGTTCACCAGCGGCGCGAAGGCCTCCGCGGATTTCAGTGCGGCGGGCCTGACGGCCATCAACAAGACGGGGAGGACGCAGCTGCGCCTGCGCTTCCGCGCGGAGCAGACCGCGACCCAGTACCTGTTCGTGAAGGACTCGACGAACGCGGTGCTGACCGTCGTGTACGCGCAGTAA
- the gshB gene encoding glutathione synthase: MATLTLGFLMDPLETVRVDHDSTFALMLEAHRRGHQVLYFEQGWLRFNGRCAEARMRRVAVRREPGRHFDVLEEASRPLSGLDVLFMRKDPPVDAEFLHATQLVELCAERSPVFINDPAGIRDANEKLFALRYPDLMPDTRISRELPVLLDFIARNAQGTIIKPIDGFGGKGILFLSPGDRNARSALELLTQGGREAVVAQAYIPESRLGDKRIILVDGEPVGGVLRVPSGDDHRGNMAAGGTPRKAVLTDRDREICARLAPELRRRGLLLVGIDVLGDFLTEVNVTSPTGLVEADQLDDVCIEARVIDLAERLAAERPAR, encoded by the coding sequence ATGGCCACGCTCACCCTAGGCTTCCTGATGGACCCGCTCGAGACGGTGCGGGTGGACCACGACTCCACGTTCGCGCTGATGCTGGAGGCGCACCGGCGCGGCCACCAGGTGCTCTACTTCGAGCAGGGGTGGTTGCGCTTCAATGGCCGGTGCGCGGAGGCGCGCATGCGCCGCGTCGCCGTGCGGCGCGAGCCGGGACGGCACTTCGACGTGCTGGAGGAGGCGTCGCGCCCGCTGTCCGGACTGGACGTGCTCTTCATGCGCAAGGACCCGCCGGTGGACGCGGAGTTCCTGCACGCCACGCAGCTGGTGGAGCTGTGCGCGGAGCGCTCGCCCGTCTTCATCAACGACCCGGCGGGCATCCGCGACGCGAACGAGAAGCTGTTCGCCCTGCGCTACCCGGACCTGATGCCGGACACGCGCATCTCCCGCGAGCTGCCGGTGCTGCTGGACTTCATCGCCCGGAACGCCCAGGGCACCATCATCAAGCCCATCGACGGCTTCGGCGGCAAGGGCATCCTCTTCCTCTCCCCCGGGGACCGCAACGCGCGCTCCGCGCTGGAGCTGCTCACCCAGGGAGGCCGCGAGGCGGTGGTCGCGCAGGCCTACATCCCGGAGAGCCGCCTGGGCGACAAGCGCATCATCCTGGTGGACGGCGAGCCGGTGGGCGGCGTGCTGCGCGTGCCCTCCGGGGACGACCACCGCGGCAACATGGCCGCCGGGGGCACGCCGCGCAAGGCGGTGCTCACCGACCGAGACCGAGAGATCTGCGCGCGCCTCGCGCCGGAGCTGCGCCGTCGCGGGCTGCTGCTGGTGGGCATCGACGTGCTCGGCGACTTCCTGACCGAGGTGAACGTCACCAGCCCCACCGGCCTGGTGGAAGCCGACCAGCTGGACGACGTGTGCATCGAGGCGCGCGTCATCGACCTGGCCGAGCGGCTCGCCGCCGAGCGCCCCGCGCGCTGA
- a CDS encoding serine/threonine-protein kinase: protein MAELFLGFTSGPGGFRKYVVIKRILPDVRDNEQFERMFLDEARITAAFNHPNIAQVFDLGQEDDGLYLAMEFIAGQNLNQITGACLRRKQQLSVGFVLSVARDLCLALHYAHTFTSPSGEPSPVIHRDVAQKNVMVTYDGVVKLLDFGIAKAKGSLERTHAGTVKGTTGYMSPEQVRGDKLDGRSDLFSVGVMMHELLTGARLFAGKTERDEMMKILEAPIPWPSHVAPHVSEQVSKVVMQALERSREKRFANGRDMARAIDAAASGLLQDAEHRASLMRELFAERMAATRALLESADGAADSLMVDSAKRALRSDDGPYLPVREDMATPKDLSAVPRKPSRKVAAARADARPGSAEMTPSQRRWSNLLWGTVMLAIIVGGGIGAVKLSKALDATVEPVPEQLPVYESGLPIFREPGSDAGTEVATAPKATPTRPRQDAPDEDDKPTPRAQGPSQGKVVFAVVPMADVFLEQAGKKGRKKLPRNAVYNLTLPAGNHRLIVVGDDKKQRVVNVPVKAGETERLRLSLEDIPEG, encoded by the coding sequence ATGGCCGAGCTGTTCCTCGGCTTCACCTCCGGTCCGGGTGGCTTCCGCAAGTACGTGGTCATCAAGCGCATCCTCCCGGACGTGCGCGACAACGAGCAGTTCGAGCGGATGTTCCTCGACGAGGCGCGCATCACCGCGGCCTTCAACCACCCGAACATCGCGCAGGTGTTCGACCTGGGGCAGGAGGACGACGGCCTGTACCTGGCGATGGAGTTCATCGCCGGGCAGAACCTGAACCAGATCACCGGCGCGTGCCTGCGGCGCAAGCAGCAGCTGTCGGTGGGCTTCGTGCTGTCGGTGGCTCGGGATTTGTGCCTGGCGCTGCACTACGCGCACACCTTCACCTCGCCCTCCGGGGAGCCCAGCCCGGTCATCCACCGCGACGTGGCGCAGAAGAACGTCATGGTGACGTACGACGGGGTGGTGAAGCTGCTCGACTTCGGCATCGCCAAGGCGAAGGGCAGCCTGGAGCGCACCCACGCGGGGACGGTGAAGGGCACCACCGGCTACATGTCCCCGGAGCAGGTGCGCGGTGACAAGCTGGATGGGCGCAGCGACCTGTTCTCCGTGGGCGTGATGATGCACGAGCTGCTCACGGGCGCGCGCCTGTTCGCGGGGAAGACGGAGCGCGACGAGATGATGAAGATCCTCGAGGCGCCCATCCCCTGGCCTTCGCACGTCGCGCCGCACGTGTCGGAGCAGGTCTCCAAGGTGGTGATGCAGGCTTTGGAGCGCAGCCGGGAGAAGCGCTTCGCCAACGGCCGGGACATGGCGCGGGCCATCGACGCGGCGGCGAGCGGGCTGCTCCAGGACGCCGAGCACCGCGCGTCCCTGATGCGGGAGCTGTTCGCGGAGCGGATGGCGGCCACGCGCGCGCTGCTGGAGAGCGCGGACGGGGCGGCCGACTCGTTGATGGTGGACTCCGCCAAGCGCGCGCTGCGCAGCGACGACGGGCCGTACCTGCCGGTGCGCGAGGACATGGCCACGCCCAAGGACCTGTCGGCGGTGCCGCGCAAGCCGTCGCGCAAGGTGGCCGCGGCGCGGGCCGACGCCCGACCGGGCTCGGCCGAGATGACGCCGTCGCAGCGGCGCTGGTCCAACCTGCTGTGGGGCACGGTGATGCTGGCCATCATCGTGGGGGGCGGCATCGGCGCGGTGAAGCTGAGCAAGGCGCTCGACGCGACGGTGGAGCCGGTGCCGGAGCAGCTGCCGGTGTACGAGTCGGGGCTGCCCATCTTCCGCGAGCCGGGGAGCGACGCGGGCACGGAGGTGGCGACGGCCCCCAAGGCCACCCCCACCAGGCCGCGGCAGGACGCGCCCGACGAGGACGACAAGCCGACGCCGCGCGCCCAGGGCCCGAGCCAGGGAAAGGTCGTCTTCGCCGTGGTGCCCATGGCGGACGTGTTCCTGGAGCAGGCGGGGAAGAAGGGGCGCAAGAAGCTGCCGCGCAACGCGGTGTACAACCTCACGCTTCCGGCGGGCAATCACCGGCTCATCGTCGTCGGTGACGACAAGAAGCAGCGCGTGGTGAACGTGCCGGTGAAGGCAGGCGAGACGGAGCGGCTGCGGCTGAGCCTCGAGGATATTCCGGAGGGCTGA